GGCCGATCTGGCTGCGGAGATGGATATCCTCTTGATCGATACCGGTGCGGGGATCTCACCGACGGTGACATTTTTCGCCTCGTCGGCAGACGAGACGATGGTCATCATCTCACCGGAACCTACCTCCCTGACCGATGCCTACGCGTTGATTAAAGTCTTGGCACGCCAATATCGCGAGCGCCGATTCAAGGTGCTCGTCAATCAAGCCAAGAGTCCACGGGAAGCCTCAGAAGTGTTTGGGAAGCTTGATGTCGCGGTCGATCGATTTCTGCATGTGGCCGTCGAATTGGTGGGAATGATTCCTGACGACGACTACGTCCACATGGCCGTGATGCAGCAGAAGACCGTCGTCGATATGTTTCCTGACGCGCCGGCCGTCCAGGCCTTCAAGCGGCTTGCCCAACAGGTGACGCAGTGGCCAAAGCCAGGCCTTCCCAAGAGCTCCGTGCAACTTGTGTGGCAACGAACAGCGACGCATGTAGGCAACTGAGAGGACGTGTTCACGGAGCGCCCATGAGAAAGACAGCCGTATCACAGCAC
The nucleotide sequence above comes from Nitrospira sp.. Encoded proteins:
- a CDS encoding MinD/ParA family protein, which encodes MQFRMRRPTLVPEDADAAGESPTRVIAVTSGKGGVGKTNVVANLAVSLSKMGKKVLILDADLSLGNLDVLLGLVPQHTIEDVLVGSHTLAEIMLQGPAGIHVLPASSGVSRLTSLTDAQQVMIQEQLADLAAEMDILLIDTGAGISPTVTFFASSADETMVIISPEPTSLTDAYALIKVLARQYRERRFKVLVNQAKSPREASEVFGKLDVAVDRFLHVAVELVGMIPDDDYVHMAVMQQKTVVDMFPDAPAVQAFKRLAQQVTQWPKPGLPKSSVQLVWQRTATHVGN